A genomic stretch from Spiroplasma endosymbiont of Clivina fossor includes:
- a CDS encoding transposase family protein: MKFKKNNQISDKNFLRLTGIKHTTFNKMLEILKIEELKKRFRRGRTNKLSLENRILMTLEYWREYRTYFHIAKSYDISESSCYRNIKWIEDTLIKHPNFQQLTGQKSLLKDYFKDKTVIIDVTESQIQRPKKDKNSTTQEKRKNTQ; encoded by the coding sequence ATGAAATTTAAAAAAAATAATCAAATAAGTGATAAAAATTTTTTAAGATTAACTGGTATTAAACATACTACTTTTAATAAAATGCTAGAAATTTTAAAAATAGAAGAATTAAAAAAGAGATTTCGTCGCGGAAGAACCAATAAATTATCATTAGAAAATCGTATTTTAATGACTTTAGAATATTGAAGAGAATATAGAACTTATTTTCATATTGCAAAAAGTTATGATATTAGTGAAAGTAGTTGTTATAGAAATATCAAATGAATTGAAGACACTTTAATAAAACACCCTAATTTTCAACAACTTACTGGTCAAAAATCACTATTAAAAGATTATTTCAAAGATAAGACTGTTATAATTGATGTAACTGAAAGCCAAATCCAACGCCCAAAAAAAGACAAAAACAGCACTACTCAGGAAAAAAGAAAAAACACACAATAA